The sequence GTTAAAAAGAGGCCCGATTTTTTTTCTTCCCTTTTTTCCCTTCAATGACTGTTAAATGAGTGGCGTGCTTTTTCTTTAAAGCGGTTGGGCGCGTTTGTTTTTTCGACGTCGGCTTTGTTTTTTGATGGTGAAGCTTTTTCGATTGTTTTACCGCTTTTTGATATGAATGATCGAAACGCTGTCTTTGTATCCATTTGTATATGGCGTAAAAAACAGCTACGATGAGCACGATGATCATCGCTTGTTTCAACAATTGAATCGGATCGTTCCATAAACGATAAGTCAAGCCAAATATAGCTAATACAATAAGCAAAGTAATAAGTGGGAATGGGCGCCGACGCAATCGATCCACCTCCTTCATCATTACACCACTTCTTCTTGCTGTTTCGTCGCTTCTCCCTCTAACTCAAGCAACCGTTGAAATGATGCGATCGCTACTTCTACTTGATCATTAGTCGGTTCTTTCGTTGTTAATCGTTGTAACCATAAACCAGGGTAGCCGAACCAGCGTAACATTGGAACATGTCGCACCGCGTTTGTAATTTGTAATACTTCAAACGATAGTCCTAATACAACAGGAATAAGCGCAAGTCGGTTTAACACGCGTACCCAAAGCGGTTCAGTTGGTACGAACATGTAAACGAATACGCCAATGATGACAGTAAATAAAATGAAGCTGCTACCGCAACGATAATGAAGACGAGATTGTCGTTGTACGTGCTCAACGGTCAATGGCAAACCATTTTCGTAGGCATTAATTACTTTATGTTCAGCTCCATGATATTGAAACAGTCGTTTGACAAGTGGAGTGAGTGAAATAAAATAAATATAGCCCAAAAGCAAAAGAAGTTTAAAAAAGCCTTCAACAAGTATTTGTGCCGTTTTCGACGGGAAAATCGGTCTCGTTAATTCAGCTAAAAATACAGGAATAAGTGTGAAAATAAATTTTCCAAATAGGAACGATAAAACACCGATTAGCGCCGCGCCTAAAATCATCGTCCATTTCGATGGCGATTCCGCTTGCAAAGTTTCATCTTCATGTGGATCAAGATCATATCGTTCACTTGAAAACTGCAAATGTTTTGACCCGTTTGCGCTTGCCTGGATAATCGCAAAAATGCCGCGAAGAAACGGGATTTTCTTTAATGAAGCGAGCGTTTTATTTGTTTCGCGTGGAACGTGGAAATACTCAATCGAACCGTCTTTGCGACGAATGGCTGTGACAGAATGATGACGTCCAGCAAACATCACACCTTCAATGACCGCCTGCCCACCATATACGTTTTTGCTCATAAGAAGACACCAACCTATTTTCTTTTTTCTTATATTCTACAAGAAAACGATAAAAACCTCTAGGTCGATGTATCGTTTGTATTCGTATTGTTTCCAAAAATGAGAAACGATACACATGAGATGCAACATTTTGGACAAGATAAAAACGGAGGTGATTGCTGTGCAAACAAAAATGAAACAAGATGCACAACTAGAACAAAACAAAAGAGAAAAGCCAATGCCTGTTTTAGCAAAAGTTGCATTGATTGGTTTTATTGGAGGTGTGTTTTGGAGTTTCCTCGCATACTGTGCTTATTTTTTCCGTTTTACAGAAGTAGCGCCAAATTTCATTTTGCAACCATGGGCAATCGGTGATTGGAAAAACGGAGCGCTCGGTCAGACGATTGCGATTTTGTTCATTGGGATTGCTTCTGTCGTTGCCGCGTTTGTATACTATGCTTTTTTAAAAAATCGCCAAGGTATTTGGCCAGGCGTCGCTTTCGGCATCGGGTTATGGGTGCTTGTTTTTTACGTATTAAATCCGATTTTCCCTCAATTAAAAGCTGTTCCACAACTTGAGCGAAATACGGTTGTTACGATGGTATGCTTTTACATTCTATATGGAATGTTTATCGGTTATTCCATTTCATTCGAAGTAGCAGAGATGAGGCGACAAAAACAGGCCGATGTGGTAAAATAACCATATGTATTTTCATCTGCAAAGGGGGGAGAGGGGGAATGGTTCGATTCCTCCTTTTAAACGGTCCGAACTTAAATCGTCTCGGCATGAGGGAGCCACACATTTATGGGCATACGACACTTGCACAACTAGAAAAACAGCTAACAGAATTTGCTAGTGAATATGAAGTAGAGTTAACGTGCTATCAAAGCAATTATGAAGGCGCGTTAATTGATCAAATTCATCGGGCGGAGTCGTTATATGACGGGATCATTTTCAATCCCGGAGCGTTTACGCATTACAGTTATGCCTTGCGTGATGCAATTGCAAGCATACAAACGCCAGTCATCGAAGTACATATTTCAAATATTCACGCAAGGGAGCCGTTTCGTCATCAATCTGTTCTTGCTCCTGTGACGGCCGGGCAAATTGTCGGTCTTGGCGTAAACGGATATCGATTGGCGATTTTAGCGTTGCTTGATATAGTTGAAGGGAAGGGGAAATAACGTTGGATAAATTACAAAAGCTTCGCGCGCAATTTAATGAACATGGCATTGACGGATTTCTCATTACAAATGAATATAACCGTCGCTATATGACGAATTTTACAGGAACGGCAGGTGTTGTTTTAATTAGCGAAACAGACGCCGTATTTATTACAGATTTTCGCTACGTTGAACAAGCGACAAGACAAATTGAAGGATATGAAATTGTGCAACATACGCAGACGCTCATTGAAGAAGTGGCGAAACAAGTCGAGCGATTAGGCATTCAAAAGCTCGGATTTGAACAAGACGATCTTTCATATGCAACGTTTTCAGCATATGAAAAAGCGATTAAAGCAACGCTTGTTCCTGTTTCCGGCGCGGTTGAAAAGTTACGCTTGATTAAGTCGGAAGCAGAGATTAAGATATTAAAGGAAGCAGCCGAGATTGCCGATGCCGCATTTCGCCATATTCTCGATTTTATTCGCCCAGGTGTGCGTGAAATAGATGTGGCAAATGAATTAGAGTTTTTTATGCGTAAACAAGGTGCGACAAGCTCGTCTTTTGACATGATTGTTGCTTCTGGTGTGCGTTCAGCATTGCCACATGGGGTGGCGACAGAGAAAGTCATCGAAAAAGGTGAGCTCGTCACGCTTGATTTTGGCGCATATTATAAAGGATATTGCTCTGATATTACGAGAACGGTTGCAGTTGGAGATGTAAGCGACGAGTTAAAGCGCATATATGATGTCGTGTTGCAAGCTCAGCTTCGTGGTGTTGAACATATTCGTCCAGGGATGACAGGACGAGAGGCAGATGCGCTCACACGTGATTACATTTCCGCTTGTGGATTTGGCGAATACTTTGGGCATTCTACTGGTCATGGTCTTGGCATGGAAGTGCATGAAATGCCGGCGCTTTCAATGCGTTCGGATACAGTACTACAGCCGGGAATGGTTGTGACGGTCGAACCAGGCATTTACATAGCGGGATTAGGCGGTGTTCGCATTGAAGATGACATTGTCATTACAGAAAACGGCAATGAGCGGCTCACTCTTTCACCAAAAGATCTCATTACTTTATAGACATAGGAGGAAATGAACATGATTTCAGTAAACGATTTTCGTACAGGCTTAACGATTGAAGTCGATGGTGACATTTGGCGCGTCATCGAATTCCAACATGTGAAACCAGGAAAAGGGGCGGCGTTCGTTCGCTCAAAACTTCGTAACTTGCGCACAGGCGCGATTCAAGAAAAAACGTTCCGCGCAGGTGAAAAAGTAAACAAAGCACAAATCGACAACCGCAAAATGCAATATTTATACGCAAACGGCGATCAACATGTGTTCATGGATATGGAATCATACGAGCAAATTGAACTACCTGCGAAACAAATTGAACATGAATTAAAGTTTTTAAAAGAAAACATGGAAGTATTTATTATGATGTACCAAGGTGAAACGATTGGTGTTGAATTGCCAAACACCGTTGAGTTAAAAGTTGTTGAAACAGAGCCAGGTATTAAAGGTGATACAGCATCAGGTGGTTCTAAACCAGCAACGTTAGAGACAGGTCTTGTCGTTCAAGTACCGTTCTTCGTCAACGAAGGCGATGTATTAATTATTAACACAACAGACGGCACATACGTATCACGTGCATAATAAAAAGTAATCGTCCTGTGAAAAAGCAGGGCGATTTTTTATTTGTACATCCCCCACAAATTTTTCTCTCTATACTTCTGAATTGTCTCATTTCTGCATACGTTGTACTAGCACTGTTGTACAAGGAGGATGCGATGAAAACTGATGCAACGGTTTGGACGATGGCAGGGTTACGTTTTTTATCTGCAGCGATTGAGTTAAGCGCAGCGATCGTTATGTTGTCGTTCAACGACGTAAAAAAGGCGCTTGCGGTCAACACATTGCTTGCGGTTGTCGGTCCGACGATTTTTTTCGTTGTCATGATGATTGGGCTTGTGGCAGTAGCGAATGAGCTATCATTATTTAAGCTCGCATGGATCGGCGCTGGAGTTGTATGTATATTGATCGGTATTTATGTTGTGAAATGAGGGGGGAAGAGAATGCAAGCAGTGTTGAATATATTGCCTAAAACGCTTGTTGATGCCATTCAATCGTTTTCTATTTTTCCCCAGTCTACGATTGAAGAAATTCGCATTCGTATTCATCGGCCGCTGGAAGTCATTGCTGGTGGGAGGTCGTACATATGTCCGCATGTTGTACAAACGGAAGAAGGTGTCGAACTATTAAATAAACTAAGTCAATATTCTCTTTACACAATCGAGGAAGAGTTAAAAAAAGGCTACATCACCATTCAAGGTGGGCATCGCGTTGGTTTAGCCGGAAAAGTGATTGTAGAAGACGGAAAAGTAAAAGCGATTCGACATATTACGTCATTTAACATCCGAATGGCCCGTCAACAAATCGGCATAGCTGAGCCACTTCTTCCTTACTTATACGACGGACGATGGATGAATACGATCATCATTGGCGCACCGCAAACAGGAAAAACAACACTCCTTCGCGATATTGCACGCATCGTCAGTGGCGGAGTGACAGAGCAGCATATTGCTCCTCGAAAAGTTGGCATTGTCGATGAACGATCAGAAATTGCTGGGTGTGTCAAAGGCATTCCGCAATTTACATTCGGATGCCGTGTCGATGTGCTCGATGCATGCCCAAAAGCAGAAGGGATGATGATGATGATTCGTTCGATGAGCCCGGACGTTCTTGTTGTCGATGAAATTGGAAGCGAAGCGGATTGTACGGCTATTTTAGAAGCGGTTCATGCAGGAGTTGGTTTATTTATGACAGCGCACGGTCGCCATTTGGACGATTTAATGAAGCGTCCATCGCTGCGTCCGATTATAGAACAAGCTGTATTTGAGCGCTTTGTTGAATTGACGAATATCGGACGTCCTGGAACGATTCAAGCCATTCGCGATTCAAACGGTCGTGATGTATATCGAAAGATGAGTGTGATGTAAATGAAATGGATCGGAGCATTATGCATCATATTAGCAACGACATGGTCCGGTTTTGAAGCATCGCGACTTTTACGAGAGCGTACAAAACAGTTACGTCAGTTAAAAATGGCGTTACAGGCGCTTGAAGCAGAAATTATGTACGGGCATACACCGTTAATAGACGCCTCCCTTCGCTTATCCCAGCAACTATCGAAACCGTTGTCATGGTTGTTTGAATCGTTTGCGCAAAAGTTGCAAAAAGGAACGATGAACGCACGTCAAGCTTGGGAAGAAAGTTTACATGAAATATGGAAAATGACCGCTTTAAAAGAAGGGGAATTGGAAATTATGAAGCAGTTTGGCGAGACGCTTGGACAGTACGATCATGAAATTCAACAAAATTACATTCGCTTAACGATGGTGCATTTAGAGAGAGAAGAAGGGGATGCCATTGAAAAACAACAGCGCTATGAAAAAATGATGAAAAGTTTAGGCGTGTTAACGGGCATTCTCATCGTGCTTTTACTCATGTAGAGGAGGACATTCAAAATGGGCGTTGACGTTGATTTAATTTTTCGCATTGCTGGTGTAGGCATTGTCGTTGCTTTTTTGCATACGGTGTTAGAAGGATTCGGAAAAAAGGAATATGCTCAATGGGTTACATTACTAGGGTTTATTTATATTTTATTTTTAGTTATTTCGATCGTCCAAGACTTATTTCAAAAAATTAAATCCGTTTTTTTGTTTCAAAGTTAGGAGGGAATACCCATTGATATTTTACAAATTGTTGGACTTGGATTGATTGCCACGTTTTTAGTGACGATTTTAAACGAACATAAGTCGAATATTTCGCTTTTGCTGACTGTGTTTGTCGGAACAGTTATTTTTTTATTCTTAATTGATCGCATCCAAGACATTTTTCGCATGGTTCAAACGTTAGCGAATGAAGCACACGTTCAAACGGTGTACGTTGAAACGATTTTGAAAATTATTGGCATTGCCTATATTGCGGAGTTTGGTGCACAAATTTCAAAAGATGCAGGACAGGGAGCGATTGCGGGAAAAATTGAACTTGGTGGGAAAATTTTAATTTTAGCGATGGCCATCCCAATTTTAACTGCTCTAATCGAAACCATTTTGAGTTTTCTTCCGATGAAGGGGTGATGACATGAAGCGCGCTCCGATTTTATTTTTCTTTCTTCTTTTTTTCTTGCCTTCTATTGTACAAGCTTCACCGCCAACAAATGAGCTAGTCAAACAACAAGCAGAACAAGTTGGGGTAGAGTCGATCAAGCAATATTGGGATCATATCGTTCAACAATACGGAGGGCTACTGCCGGAAAGTCAAAAAGGATCGTTTTGGCAGTTTATTAACGGGGAAAAAGAACTGTCGCTCAGCGAATGGTTGCAGGCGTTTATAAAGTTTTTATTGTATGAGCTTATGGCGAATGGAAAATTGCTAAGTATGCTTATTTTACTAACGATATTTAGCTTATTTTTACAATCGTTACAAAACGCATTTTCATATCACGCTGTGAGCAAAGTGGCGCATGCGGTTGTGTATATGGTGCTTATGATTATCGCATTAAATAGTTTTCATGTTGCGGTGACGTATGCGAAAGAAGCTATTCAGACGATGACAAGCTTTATGATTGCGCTTTTACCCATTTTACTGGCGCTTATGGCGTCATCGGGGGGAGTTGTATCTGTTGCCTTTTTCCATCCGATTGTGCTGTTTTTTATGAATATAACAGGAACGGTCGTTGAGCGTTTTTCATTGCCGCTTTTGTTTTTAGCGACAATTTTAAGCATTGTTAGCTTGTTGAGCGAACATTATAAAGTAACAAAACTAGCAAATTTGTTGCGCAACATTAGCGTCGGTTCACTCGGGATCATGTTGACGATTTTCTTCGGCGTGTTGTCTGTCAAAGGAGCGACAACCGCCATTGCCGATGGAATTGCGATACGGGCGGCTAAATTTGTCGCAGGAAACTTCATTCCCATTATTGGACGAATGTTCACTGATGCTGCTGACACCGTCGTCACTGCCTCCGTCTTATTAAAAAATACAGTTGGGTTGTTCGGAGTCGCTTTATTGCTCTTAATTGCAGCGTTTCCAGCGCTCAAAATTTTAGTCATCGCGCTTATTTATCAACTAGCAGCTGCTATATTACAACCGATGGGAGGCGGCATCGTCATTTCCTGTTTAAGCATCATGGGCAAAAGCATTATGTATGTACTTGTTGCTTTGATGATCGTATCGCTTATGTTTTTTTTAAGTATGACCGTCATCATTGCAGCAGGAAATTTAACGATGATGGTTCGCTGAAAGGGGAATGGACGCTGTGGGACTCTTGACAGAATGGATTTCTCATCTCATTACATTTATTTTGCTAGCCGTTGTCATTGAATTGATTTT comes from Anoxybacillus flavithermus and encodes:
- the spoIIIAC gene encoding stage III sporulation protein AC, with the protein product MGVDVDLIFRIAGVGIVVAFLHTVLEGFGKKEYAQWVTLLGFIYILFLVISIVQDLFQKIKSVFLFQS
- the aroQ gene encoding type II 3-dehydroquinate dehydratase, whose product is MVRFLLLNGPNLNRLGMREPHIYGHTTLAQLEKQLTEFASEYEVELTCYQSNYEGALIDQIHRAESLYDGIIFNPGAFTHYSYALRDAIASIQTPVIEVHISNIHAREPFRHQSVLAPVTAGQIVGLGVNGYRLAILALLDIVEGKGK
- the efp gene encoding elongation factor P, whose translation is MISVNDFRTGLTIEVDGDIWRVIEFQHVKPGKGAAFVRSKLRNLRTGAIQEKTFRAGEKVNKAQIDNRKMQYLYANGDQHVFMDMESYEQIELPAKQIEHELKFLKENMEVFIMMYQGETIGVELPNTVELKVVETEPGIKGDTASGGSKPATLETGLVVQVPFFVNEGDVLIINTTDGTYVSRA
- the spoIIIAA gene encoding stage III sporulation protein AA; protein product: MQAVLNILPKTLVDAIQSFSIFPQSTIEEIRIRIHRPLEVIAGGRSYICPHVVQTEEGVELLNKLSQYSLYTIEEELKKGYITIQGGHRVGLAGKVIVEDGKVKAIRHITSFNIRMARQQIGIAEPLLPYLYDGRWMNTIIIGAPQTGKTTLLRDIARIVSGGVTEQHIAPRKVGIVDERSEIAGCVKGIPQFTFGCRVDVLDACPKAEGMMMMIRSMSPDVLVVDEIGSEADCTAILEAVHAGVGLFMTAHGRHLDDLMKRPSLRPIIEQAVFERFVELTNIGRPGTIQAIRDSNGRDVYRKMSVM
- a CDS encoding SA1362 family protein; the encoded protein is MRRRPFPLITLLIVLAIFGLTYRLWNDPIQLLKQAMIIVLIVAVFYAIYKWIQRQRFDHSYQKAVKQSKKLHHQKTKPTSKKQTRPTALKKKHATHLTVIEGKKGKKKNRASF
- a CDS encoding YqhV family protein translates to MKTDATVWTMAGLRFLSAAIELSAAIVMLSFNDVKKALAVNTLLAVVGPTIFFVVMMIGLVAVANELSLFKLAWIGAGVVCILIGIYVVK
- a CDS encoding YqhR family membrane protein, with product MRCNILDKIKTEVIAVQTKMKQDAQLEQNKREKPMPVLAKVALIGFIGGVFWSFLAYCAYFFRFTEVAPNFILQPWAIGDWKNGALGQTIAILFIGIASVVAAFVYYAFLKNRQGIWPGVAFGIGLWVLVFYVLNPIFPQLKAVPQLERNTVVTMVCFYILYGMFIGYSISFEVAEMRRQKQADVVK
- the spoIIIAB gene encoding stage III sporulation protein SpoIIIAB, with product MKWIGALCIILATTWSGFEASRLLRERTKQLRQLKMALQALEAEIMYGHTPLIDASLRLSQQLSKPLSWLFESFAQKLQKGTMNARQAWEESLHEIWKMTALKEGELEIMKQFGETLGQYDHEIQQNYIRLTMVHLEREEGDAIEKQQRYEKMMKSLGVLTGILIVLLLM
- the spoIIIAE gene encoding stage III sporulation protein AE: MKRAPILFFFLLFFLPSIVQASPPTNELVKQQAEQVGVESIKQYWDHIVQQYGGLLPESQKGSFWQFINGEKELSLSEWLQAFIKFLLYELMANGKLLSMLILLTIFSLFLQSLQNAFSYHAVSKVAHAVVYMVLMIIALNSFHVAVTYAKEAIQTMTSFMIALLPILLALMASSGGVVSVAFFHPIVLFFMNITGTVVERFSLPLLFLATILSIVSLLSEHYKVTKLANLLRNISVGSLGIMLTIFFGVLSVKGATTAIADGIAIRAAKFVAGNFIPIIGRMFTDAADTVVTASVLLKNTVGLFGVALLLLIAAFPALKILVIALIYQLAAAILQPMGGGIVISCLSIMGKSIMYVLVALMIVSLMFFLSMTVIIAAGNLTMMVR
- the spoIIIAD gene encoding stage III sporulation protein AD, which encodes MPIDILQIVGLGLIATFLVTILNEHKSNISLLLTVFVGTVIFLFLIDRIQDIFRMVQTLANEAHVQTVYVETILKIIGIAYIAEFGAQISKDAGQGAIAGKIELGGKILILAMAIPILTALIETILSFLPMKG
- a CDS encoding DUF1385 domain-containing protein; amino-acid sequence: MSKNVYGGQAVIEGVMFAGRHHSVTAIRRKDGSIEYFHVPRETNKTLASLKKIPFLRGIFAIIQASANGSKHLQFSSERYDLDPHEDETLQAESPSKWTMILGAALIGVLSFLFGKFIFTLIPVFLAELTRPIFPSKTAQILVEGFFKLLLLLGYIYFISLTPLVKRLFQYHGAEHKVINAYENGLPLTVEHVQRQSRLHYRCGSSFILFTVIIGVFVYMFVPTEPLWVRVLNRLALIPVVLGLSFEVLQITNAVRHVPMLRWFGYPGLWLQRLTTKEPTNDQVEVAIASFQRLLELEGEATKQQEEVV
- a CDS encoding M24 family metallopeptidase, with product MDKLQKLRAQFNEHGIDGFLITNEYNRRYMTNFTGTAGVVLISETDAVFITDFRYVEQATRQIEGYEIVQHTQTLIEEVAKQVERLGIQKLGFEQDDLSYATFSAYEKAIKATLVPVSGAVEKLRLIKSEAEIKILKEAAEIADAAFRHILDFIRPGVREIDVANELEFFMRKQGATSSSFDMIVASGVRSALPHGVATEKVIEKGELVTLDFGAYYKGYCSDITRTVAVGDVSDELKRIYDVVLQAQLRGVEHIRPGMTGREADALTRDYISACGFGEYFGHSTGHGLGMEVHEMPALSMRSDTVLQPGMVVTVEPGIYIAGLGGVRIEDDIVITENGNERLTLSPKDLITL